A stretch of Deltaproteobacteria bacterium DNA encodes these proteins:
- a CDS encoding protein kinase, with product MAGDPTASVRHELQPFGRYTLLRKLATGGMGEVHLARLSGAEGFEKLLVIKKIRDELASDAEFVTRFQDEARTLVQLQHGAIAQVFDMGEVNGIAFIALEFVDGKDLKSVLVRCQERGTRVPTAVALYVMLHVLDALGYAHRKKDEFDRDLNLVHRDISPPNVLIAYEGDIKVIDFGLAKSILSLQRTQAGAFVGKFFYMAPEAARHQPLDRRADLFAAGVVLHEVLHGRHILEGLGPGEVMARVVKPSFPRLAGTVPGVSPQLDAIIQKALEPDPAKRFQTAEEMRAPLAAALAELSPGLGPESVSRFMRQLFNDAYAEERHLLRTLREAAGMRRRTADELPVGRASQRSSSRPSTGPTQQVEGEGETVAPGFGANRFASPSAPTFIAPSGSDPTLRRLELPGASGFANPTRETDHAAAVRPITEPDTPDEAEYVPPEEDVARAPTPVPQTDDPSMAPTFFEPSDTLATDARPITAPAPMVTAGPVIATGPTMAAAKGAEGDEARPITTPAPVVTRGMVGKAPVAPAATARTYTGVKRVEVEDPHTVSRPAQHVPMEMELPRTSPVMDAAPEGPTAHVVEAYSEPAPKTARAEARPAPTPSKPMRPDSEPEARTLPSIGDDSDEQSVTTPGRPPMKPSNTLFYVLAGVMALVALLLVVLGFLKFTGHAGRAPDHRRSMRPSAAKPSGRGLRFPANSSAARDSDK from the coding sequence ATGGCCGGCGATCCCACAGCCTCCGTGCGGCACGAGCTCCAGCCCTTCGGGCGCTACACGCTCTTGCGCAAGCTGGCCACGGGCGGCATGGGCGAGGTGCACCTGGCGCGGCTGTCGGGCGCGGAGGGCTTCGAGAAGCTGCTGGTCATCAAGAAGATCCGCGACGAGCTCGCCAGCGACGCCGAGTTCGTGACCCGCTTCCAGGACGAGGCGCGCACGCTGGTGCAGCTGCAGCACGGCGCCATCGCCCAGGTCTTCGACATGGGCGAGGTGAACGGCATCGCCTTCATCGCCCTCGAGTTCGTGGACGGCAAGGACCTCAAGAGCGTGCTCGTGCGCTGCCAGGAGCGGGGCACGCGCGTGCCGACGGCGGTGGCGCTCTACGTGATGCTCCACGTGCTGGACGCGCTGGGCTACGCGCACCGCAAGAAGGACGAGTTCGACCGCGACCTGAACCTGGTGCACCGCGACATCTCGCCGCCCAACGTGCTCATCGCCTACGAGGGCGACATCAAGGTCATCGACTTCGGCCTGGCCAAGAGCATCCTCTCGCTGCAGCGCACCCAGGCCGGCGCCTTCGTGGGCAAGTTCTTCTACATGGCGCCCGAGGCCGCGCGGCACCAGCCGCTCGACCGCCGCGCCGATCTCTTCGCGGCCGGCGTGGTGCTGCATGAGGTCCTGCATGGCCGGCACATCCTCGAGGGGCTCGGGCCGGGCGAGGTGATGGCCCGGGTGGTGAAGCCCAGCTTCCCCAGGCTGGCGGGCACGGTGCCCGGGGTGAGCCCGCAGCTCGACGCGATCATCCAGAAGGCGCTCGAGCCCGATCCGGCGAAGCGCTTCCAGACCGCAGAAGAGATGCGCGCGCCGCTCGCCGCGGCGCTGGCGGAGCTATCGCCCGGGCTGGGGCCGGAGTCGGTGTCGCGGTTCATGCGGCAGCTCTTCAACGACGCCTATGCCGAAGAGCGGCACCTCTTGCGCACCCTGCGCGAGGCCGCGGGCATGCGAAGGCGCACGGCCGACGAGCTCCCGGTGGGGCGCGCTTCGCAGCGCTCGAGCAGCCGGCCGTCCACGGGGCCCACCCAGCAGGTCGAAGGCGAGGGTGAGACCGTCGCGCCGGGCTTTGGGGCGAATCGCTTTGCCTCGCCCTCGGCGCCCACGTTCATCGCGCCGTCGGGTTCGGATCCCACGCTCCGGCGGCTGGAGCTGCCGGGTGCGTCGGGGTTCGCCAATCCCACGCGCGAGACGGATCACGCAGCGGCGGTGCGGCCCATCACCGAGCCGGACACGCCCGACGAAGCCGAGTACGTGCCGCCGGAGGAGGACGTCGCGCGCGCGCCCACGCCGGTGCCGCAGACGGACGACCCGTCGATGGCCCCGACGTTCTTCGAGCCCTCGGACACGCTCGCGACCGATGCGCGGCCCATCACCGCGCCCGCGCCGATGGTCACGGCCGGACCGGTGATCGCCACCGGGCCGACGATGGCCGCGGCCAAAGGCGCCGAAGGTGACGAGGCCCGACCGATCACCACGCCCGCGCCGGTGGTGACCCGGGGCATGGTCGGCAAGGCGCCGGTCGCTCCGGCCGCCACGGCGCGGACCTACACCGGTGTGAAGCGCGTGGAGGTCGAGGATCCGCACACGGTCTCGCGGCCGGCGCAGCACGTTCCCATGGAGATGGAGCTGCCGCGCACCTCGCCGGTGATGGACGCCGCGCCCGAAGGGCCCACGGCGCACGTCGTCGAGGCCTACAGCGAGCCGGCCCCGAAGACGGCGCGGGCCGAGGCCCGCCCTGCGCCGACACCGTCGAAGCCGATGCGGCCGGACTCGGAGCCCGAGGCGCGCACGCTGCCGAGCATCGGCGATGACAGCGACGAGCAGTCGGTGACCACGCCGGGCCGGCCGCCGATGAAGCCGTCGAACACGCTCTTCTACGTGCTGGCCGGCGTCATGGCGCTGGTGGCGCTGCTGCTGGTGGTGCTCGGCTTCCTGAAGTTCACCGGGCACGCGGGGCGCGCACCGGATCACCGGCGCAGCATGCGCCCGAGCGCGGCCAAGCCTTCGGGGCGCGGCTTGCGCTTCCCGGCCAACTCCAGCGCCGCGCGCGACAGCGACAAGTAG
- a CDS encoding DUF2520 domain-containing protein, protein MSAKKPRVLIVGGGRVGRSFARALRRARYPMRLSAHGTPKPFDGELLLLTVPDRAIAETCDAWAPKLGTSTLVVHTSGALGLDVLHGAKTRGLHTGSLHPLLAVASRDTELRGTWAAVDGAPRDRALLRRLATDIGMRAFDVPPSDRVRYHLGAVMAANSQAPLLEAAVAQLRAAGLPNADARAALAHLARSAIAAWAERGGPEGLTGPVARGDAATVARHLGVLSKGTARELYLSLSRAALELAGKRKPRPEGLAALGRMLRR, encoded by the coding sequence ATGAGCGCGAAGAAGCCGCGCGTCCTCATCGTGGGCGGCGGCCGCGTGGGCCGCTCGTTCGCGCGGGCGCTCCGTCGCGCGCGGTATCCGATGAGGCTCTCGGCGCACGGCACGCCGAAGCCCTTCGACGGCGAGCTGCTGCTGCTCACCGTGCCCGATCGCGCCATCGCCGAGACATGCGACGCGTGGGCGCCCAAGCTCGGCACGTCGACGCTCGTCGTGCACACCTCGGGCGCGCTCGGCCTGGACGTGCTCCACGGCGCCAAGACGCGCGGACTTCACACGGGCTCGCTGCATCCGCTGCTCGCGGTGGCCTCGCGGGACACGGAGCTGCGCGGCACGTGGGCCGCCGTCGACGGTGCGCCGCGCGACCGCGCCCTGCTCCGCCGGCTCGCGACCGACATCGGCATGCGCGCGTTCGACGTTCCTCCGAGCGATCGCGTGCGCTACCACCTGGGCGCGGTGATGGCGGCCAACAGCCAGGCGCCGCTGCTCGAGGCCGCCGTCGCCCAGCTCCGCGCAGCCGGCCTGCCGAATGCCGACGCGCGCGCTGCCCTCGCCCACCTCGCCCGCAGCGCCATCGCGGCCTGGGCCGAGCGCGGCGGTCCCGAAGGTCTCACCGGCCCCGTGGCACGCGGCGACGCCGCCACGGTCGCGCGTCACCTGGGCGTGCTCTCGAAGGGGACCGCGCGCGAGCTCTACTTGTCGCTGTCGCGCGCGGCGCTGGAGTTGGCCGGGAAGCGCAAGCCGCGCCCCGAAGGCTTGGCCGCGCTCGGGCGCATGCTGCGCCGGTGA